From Vigna unguiculata cultivar IT97K-499-35 chromosome 5, ASM411807v1, whole genome shotgun sequence, the proteins below share one genomic window:
- the LOC114185028 gene encoding uncharacterized protein LOC114185028 isoform X1, producing the protein MAVCVSGSHTIFMNRSNLKTVAVLSREKKMGVQYDLKKGQSRNFHELPSGLSMEVIVQKGAEINKNVEYPPLVFVHGSYHAAWCWAEHWLPFFSSSGYDCYAVSLLGQGESDAPADSVAGTLQTHARDVADFICRNIRSPPVLVGHSFGGLIIQYYISNLGSDNLKEDLFPQLKGAGLVCSVPPSGNSGIVWRYILSKPITAFKVTRSLAAKAFQTSLPLCKETFFSATMEDHVVKRYQELMKESSRMPLFDLRKLNASLPVPPVSNCPFEILVLGAKDDFIVDVEGLEETAKFYGVSPVCVEAVAHDMMLDVAWERGAEVILSWLKGLEK; encoded by the exons ATGGCTGTTTGTGTTTCTGGGTCGCACACAATTTTCATGAACCGTTCCAATTTGAAGACTGTTGCGGTTCTGAGCAGAGAGAAGAAGATGGGTGTACAATACGATCTGAAGAAAGGGCAGAGTCGTAATTTCCATGAGCTCCCCTCTGGTCTAAGCATGGAGGTGATAGTGCAAAAGGGTGCAGAAATCAACAAGAATGTTGAATACCCTCCTTTGGTTTTTGTTCATGGAAGCTATCATGCTGCTTGGTGTTGGGCTGAACACTGGTTGCCCTTCTTTTCATCTTCTGGCTACGATTGCTATGCTGTTAGCTTGCTAGGACAG GGTGAAAGTGATGCACCTGCCGATTCTGTTGCCGGTACACTTCAG ACACACGCAAGAGATGTTGCAGATTTTATCTGTCGAAATATTAGATCACCCCCTGTGTTGGTTGGACATTCATTTGGAGGGCTTAttattcaatattatatttccAATTTAGGAAGTGACAATCTCAAAG AAGATTTGTTCCCACAGCTTAAAGGAGCTGGCCTTGTTTGCTCTGTACCTCCTTCTGGTAATAG TGGGATAGTCTGGCGATATATCTTATCCAAGCCAATTACTGCCTTCAAG GTGACTCGCAGCTTGGCAGCAAAAGCTTTTCAGACCTCTCTTCCCCTTTGTAAGGAGACATTTTTCTCAGCCACTATGGAGGATCATGTTGTTAAAAG ATATCAAGAGCTGATGAAAGAAAGTTCGAGGATGCCATTGTTTGATTTAAGAAAGCTGAATGCATCTCTTCCGGTTCCTCCTGTGTCAAACTGCCCTTTTGAAATTCTTGTGTTGGGTGCAAAGGATGACTTCATTGTg GATGTAGAGGGACTCGAAGAAACAGCAAAGTTCTATGGTGTGTCACCAGTATGCGTTGAAGCAGTTGCTCATGACATGATGTTGGATGTTGCATGGGAGAGAGGTGCGGAAGTTATTCTTTCATGGCTAAAGGGTTTGGAGAAGTAA
- the LOC114183501 gene encoding uncharacterized protein LOC114183501, translating to MNCYNLHQNAFSAREEMRGSLPIADQNGPVFCPKPRRAGVLTNLPVRPVKWHFGQQAEGSDSKAGAELLDIVLKRESYWEDFSNQIPSSPPYFCGSPPVRAANPLIQDARFGNEENTLVSTVSSPSGLLSPSSASRKGGCARMKFGLKPAAVRVEGFDCLNRDCQNSGIPAVA from the exons ATGAATTGTTATAATCTTCATCAGAATGCCTTCTCAGCACGTGAAGAGATGAGGGGCTCTCTTCCCATTGCTGATCAGAATGGCCCTGTATTTTGCCCTAAGCCACGCCGAGCTGGAGTTTTAACGAACTTGCCTGTTCGACCAGTGAAATGGCATTTTGG CCAACAAGCTGAGGGGTCTGATTCAAAAGCTGGGGCAGAACTACTTGACATTGTTCTTAAGAGG GAGAGTTACTGGGAGGATTTTTCCAACCAGATACCTTCCTCTCCTCCGTACTTTTGTGGTTCTCCTCCAGTTCGGGCTGCGAATCCATTGATCCAAGATGCTCGCTTTGGGAATGAAGAGAACACTCTTGTATCAACAGTTTCCTCGCCTTCTGGTTTGTTATCTCCATCTTCAGCATCTCGCAAAGGAGGATGTGCTAGGATGAAGTTTGGACTTAAACCAGCTGCAGTTAGAGTAGAAGGATTTGATTGCCTCAACAGGGATTGTCAGAATTCTGGCATTCCCGCTGTGGCCTAA
- the LOC114185854 gene encoding WAT1-related protein At1g25270-like, producing the protein MNGWWKVMEEWKPSFVMVLVQFAYAATSVLAKLAAHDGMSMRVLTAYRLIFGAAFSLSLALIFERKNRPKLTWRVLWMSFFCGLFGGSLFQNLFMVSLTLVSATYAYAVFNMVPAVTFILSFFCGYEELNVRSTGGQSKVLGTILGITGTMLLSFFKGTKINVWNLDVNLLHANHTTSRAHSKAEWVGILSGMGSCLSFSIWLIIQVKVSKQYPRHHSGSALMNLMGALQATALALCVDKDRSQWKLGLDIRLLTALFTGIVSSGFAIIATAWCVRKRGPLYASVFNPLCLVLVAIAASLLLQEQLYLGSVIGGVLIVCGLYMVLWGKSKDMKTVTPFVSSENTEEFVVSEVVVVSKTENSESNVVITKARDESLEGR; encoded by the exons ATGAATGGTTGGTGGAAAGTAATGGAAGAGTGGAAGCCTAGCTTTGTGATGGTGTTGGTGCAGTTTGCATACGCTGCAACCAGTGTTCTTGCAAAGCTCGCCGCCCACGACGGAATGAGCATGCGAGTTCTTACTGCATACCGTCTCATCTTCGGAGCTGCTTTCTCACTTTCTCTTGCTCTTATTTTCGAAAG AAAGAACAGGCCAAAGTTGACATGGCGGGTGCTTTGGATGTCCTTCTTCTGCGGTCTATTTGG gGGGAGTCTATTCCAGAACCTTTTCATGGTTTCATTGACTTTGGTGTCAGCAACATATGCATACGCTGTTTTTAATATGGTTCCTGCCGTCACTTTTATTCTCTCCTTCTTCTGCGG CTACGAAGAGTTAAATGTGCGTAGTACAGGAGGACAGAGTAAGGTGTTGGGAACGATACTAGGAATTACAGGGACAATGTTGTTGTCTTTTTTTAAAGGGACAAAGATTAATGTATGGAACCTTGACGTTAATCTTTTGCATGCAAATCACACAACATCGCGTGCTCACTCCAAAGCTGAATGGGTAGGTATTCTCAGTGGCATGGGAAGTTGCTTAAGTTTTTCAATCTGGCTCATCATTCAG GTTAAGGTGAGTAAGCAATATCCCAGGCATCACTCAGGTTCAGCGTTGATGAACTTAATGGGTGCACTACAAGCCACGGCTCTTGCCCTTTGTGTTGATAAAGATCGGAGTCAATGGAAGTTGGGTTTGGATATTAGGCTTCTCACAGCACTTTTTACG GGAATTGTGAGCTCTGGATTTGCTATTATTGCGACTGCATGGTGTGTACGAAAAAGAGGTCCATTATATGCATCAGTTTTCAACCCCCTATGCCTTGTGCTCGTGGCTATTGCTGCTTCTCTGTTATTGCAAGAACAGCTATACCTTGGaag TGTAATTGGAGGAGTGCTTATTGTGTGTGGTCTGTACATGGTGTTGTGGGGGAAGAGCAAAGACATGAAAACGGTAACTCCATTTGTGTCATCAGAGAACACTGAAGAATTTGTTGTCTCCGAGGTTGTTGTCGTGTCTAAGACAGAGAATAGTGAGAGCAACGTTGTAATAACAAAGGCTCGTGATGAATCTCTGGAAGGTAGATAG
- the LOC114185028 gene encoding uncharacterized protein LOC114185028 isoform X2, which yields MAVCVSGSHTIFMNRSNLKTVAVLSREKKMGVQYDLKKGQSRNFHELPSGLSMEVIVQKGAEINKNVEYPPLVFVHGSYHAAWCWAEHWLPFFSSSGYDCYAVSLLGQGESDAPADSVAGTLQTHARDVADFICRNIRSPPVLVGHSFGGLIIQYYISNLGSDNLKDLFPQLKGAGLVCSVPPSGNSGIVWRYILSKPITAFKVTRSLAAKAFQTSLPLCKETFFSATMEDHVVKRYQELMKESSRMPLFDLRKLNASLPVPPVSNCPFEILVLGAKDDFIVDVEGLEETAKFYGVSPVCVEAVAHDMMLDVAWERGAEVILSWLKGLEK from the exons ATGGCTGTTTGTGTTTCTGGGTCGCACACAATTTTCATGAACCGTTCCAATTTGAAGACTGTTGCGGTTCTGAGCAGAGAGAAGAAGATGGGTGTACAATACGATCTGAAGAAAGGGCAGAGTCGTAATTTCCATGAGCTCCCCTCTGGTCTAAGCATGGAGGTGATAGTGCAAAAGGGTGCAGAAATCAACAAGAATGTTGAATACCCTCCTTTGGTTTTTGTTCATGGAAGCTATCATGCTGCTTGGTGTTGGGCTGAACACTGGTTGCCCTTCTTTTCATCTTCTGGCTACGATTGCTATGCTGTTAGCTTGCTAGGACAG GGTGAAAGTGATGCACCTGCCGATTCTGTTGCCGGTACACTTCAG ACACACGCAAGAGATGTTGCAGATTTTATCTGTCGAAATATTAGATCACCCCCTGTGTTGGTTGGACATTCATTTGGAGGGCTTAttattcaatattatatttccAATTTAGGAAGTGACAATCTCAAAG ATTTGTTCCCACAGCTTAAAGGAGCTGGCCTTGTTTGCTCTGTACCTCCTTCTGGTAATAG TGGGATAGTCTGGCGATATATCTTATCCAAGCCAATTACTGCCTTCAAG GTGACTCGCAGCTTGGCAGCAAAAGCTTTTCAGACCTCTCTTCCCCTTTGTAAGGAGACATTTTTCTCAGCCACTATGGAGGATCATGTTGTTAAAAG ATATCAAGAGCTGATGAAAGAAAGTTCGAGGATGCCATTGTTTGATTTAAGAAAGCTGAATGCATCTCTTCCGGTTCCTCCTGTGTCAAACTGCCCTTTTGAAATTCTTGTGTTGGGTGCAAAGGATGACTTCATTGTg GATGTAGAGGGACTCGAAGAAACAGCAAAGTTCTATGGTGTGTCACCAGTATGCGTTGAAGCAGTTGCTCATGACATGATGTTGGATGTTGCATGGGAGAGAGGTGCGGAAGTTATTCTTTCATGGCTAAAGGGTTTGGAGAAGTAA
- the LOC114183937 gene encoding protein ABA DEFICIENT 4, chloroplastic-like, whose amino-acid sequence MSFSSCLSHSPLTLKPIKPCGSVVKGQSFAFSFRSHGPELCDRDIVRSRRLQGNLPRVNLSGDWSFIGGSKIVMKPNATRLLHYPKRGQMQASCFIGSQLASTAFTAGTVAVLPFYTLMVLAPNSDLTKKSMESSLPYVVLGILYAYLLYLSWTPETFRLIFASKYLLPELPGIARMFSSELTLASAWIHLLVVDLFAARHVFQDGLKNQIETRHSVSFCLFFCPIGILTHVITKAITKPATKEGHGV is encoded by the exons ATGTCTTTCTCTTCTTGCCTTTCCCATTCCCCATTGACACTCAAG CCTATAAAACCTTGTGGTTCTGTTGTGAAGGGGCAAAGTTTTGCTTTCTCTTTCAGAAGTCATGGGCCTGAGCTTTGTGACAGAGACATTGTGAGGAGTAGAAGGTTGCAGGGAAATTTACCAAGGGTCAACTTAAGTGGAGATTGGAGTTTCATAGGAGGATCCAAAATTGTTATGAAACCAAATGCTACAAGATTGCTTCATTATCCAAAAAGGGGTCAAATGCAAGCTTCAT GCTTCATAGGATCTCAACTTGCTAGCACTGCATTTACGGCTGGAACTGTAGCTGTTCTCCCATTTTACACACTTATGGTTCTAGCTCCAAATTCTGATCTA ACCAAGAAATCTATGGAGAGTAGTCTACCATATGTAGTGCTTGGGATTCTTTATGCATATTTATTGTACCTTTCTTGGACCCCTGAGACATTTCGGTTGATTTTTGCAAGTAAATACTTGCTACCAGAG CTGCCTGGTATAGCAAGAATGTTCTCCAGTGAGTTGACTTTGGCCTCTGCATGGATTCACCTGTTGGTTGTTGATCTTTTTGCTGCAAG GCATGTTTTTCAAGATGGATTGAAGAATCAGATTGAAACTCGGCATTCTGTTTCTTTTTGCTTGTTCTTTTGCCCCATTGGGATTCTTACTCATGTCATCACCAAAGCCATCACCAAACCTGCCACAAAAGAGGGTCATGGTGTATAG
- the LOC114183960 gene encoding uncharacterized protein LOC114183960 has product MATESCDAKPQVKATLRLGSESYSVEPKKGSLSEQLVSLKEESMTILKDFITKHNVPHDVPDESLEASSDDDVDADDIPEKPQAKSKKTKLT; this is encoded by the coding sequence ATGGCGACGGAATCTTGTGATGCTAAGCCCCAGGTAAAGGCTACATTGCGTCTTGGCTCGGAATCATATTCTGTTGAGCCAAAAAAAGGTTCTTTATCAGAGCAATTGGTTTCACTGAAAGAGGAAAGCATGACCATATTGAAGGATTTCATTACAAAGCATAATGTTCCTCATGATGTACCAGATGAGTCATTAGAAGCTTCTTCAGACGATGATGTTGATGCTGATGATATTCCGGAGAAGCCTCAAGCTAAGTCCAAGAAAACCAAGTTGACTTAG